The genomic DNA GCGGCGGGGGCCTGCCCGCTCCCTAGAGACTCGCCCCACAGCGGGGGGTCCGTACAGCACCCAGCCCGCGGCGGGGGCCTGCCCGCTCCCTAGAGCCCCGCCCCACAGCGGGGGGGTCCGTACAGCACCCAGCCCGCGGCGGGGGCCTGCCCGCTCCCTAGAGCCCCGCCCCACAGCGGGGGGGGTCCGTACAGCACCCAGCCCGCGGCGGGGGCCTGCCCGCTCCCTAGAGACTCGCCCCACAGCGGGGGGTCCGTACAGCACCCAGCCCGCGGCGGGGGCCTGCCCGCTCCCTAGAGCCTCGCCCCGCACCAGGGAGTCCGTACAGCACCCAGCCCGCGGCGGGGGCCTGCCCGCTCCCTAGCACTCCACCCCGTAGCGGGCGAAGTGGCGCAGCAGCACGCCCAGCTCCAGGTGCACGGTGCCCGCGGCGACGGTCTGCAGGCGGTACCGGTCGGCCCCCGTGTAGATCAGGTCGCTGTTCAGCAGCTGGGGCCCCCCGCCCACAAAGAGCTGGGAGAGCCGCTCCTGCCACGAGCCCAGGGGCTGCCAGGTGACGCAGGCCAGCGCATGCCAGCCCGGGCTGCACGGCACGTGGCAGAAGCCGTAGCCGTAGAGCTCCCTGCGCCCGAAGGGGTCCTGGTGCCAGACCTGCACGTGCAGCTTGGGCCAGCCTGACAGCAAGAGAGAGGGGACCCGTCAgtgcccagccccactctgcaaGCCGGgtgcccctgccccatgccctgcccccaagccagccagtcctgccctggggccagatgggagccacCAGCGTTTCTCCATCGTGGGGACACTTCTGCAGCCGGGGACCTCAGGAGCTTCCGGAAGCGGGGGGGACAGACGGCTGCGCCTGCCccacctgggctctgccccctcccctggtcccacccccagctcaggcAGGgccgaggggaggggaagaaaagccCCAGGGGAGACGGGACTGGACAACAAACAGCCTCTGGTGTCTGGCCTGGGGTGCCTTCCGCCCCACCCCGAGCCGAGCCAGCGCTGccttccccggccctgcccccctgcgccagggcttcctgcccccccagctcctgtcTGGAACCTGcggcctccccccagctcctgggcCACCAGCCCAGCGGACACCGGGGCTGGAACCCGCCACGGGCAGAACTTACCCTGCAGCCCCTTGGTGGCAAAGTGCACGTCGATGGGGTGGGACCAGTAGGCCACATCGCCCAGCTGGGGGTGATCCACCTGCGTCTGCCCCTCCCGCAGGCCGGAGAGCAGCTTCCAGGcgccacctggggggggggggcagagcgcaGTCAGTGAGGGGAACAGAAGCTTCAGGAAGGGAGCACgtgagagccagggagagaacccaggagtcctggctaccagcccccccccctgctctaaccaccagcccccactcccctcccagagccgggatagaacccaggagtcctggctcccagccccccctgctctaaccaccagcccccactgccctcccagagccgggagagaacccaggagtcctggctcccagcccccccgtgctctaacccaccagcccccactcccctcccagagccgggatagaacccaggagtcctggctcccagcccccctgctctaacccaccagcccccactcccctcccagagccagggagagaacccaggagtcctggctcccagcccccactgccctcccagagccgggagagaacccaggagtcctggctcccagcccccggatCAGCCTCTGGCCTCTGCAGTGCTTTCCCCAGACCGAGAGCTGAGCCCCGTTCGCCCCTGGGGGCCCGGCTGACCTGTGTGGATTCCCCACTTGCAGAAGAGGCTGCTGCTGGGGAAGCCGCTGGCTCCCACGATCTGCCCGATGAGGTGCACCTCGGCCATGGGCCTGCAGCAGGGGGAGAACAAAGGGGGGgttagaaacagaacccaggcgtccggctcccagccccccccgctctgatcatcaaccccccactccccgagtcagggagagaacccaggagtccggccccagcccccgcgagtcagggagagaacccaggagtccggccccagcccccccagtcagggagagaacccaggagtccggcccccaTCCCCCgcgagtcagggagagaacccaggagtccggccccagcccccgcgagtcagggagagaacccaggagtccggcccccgcccccgcgagtcagggagagaacccaggagtccggcccccagcccccccccagtcagggagagaacccaggagtccggcccccagcccccgcgagtcagggagagaacccaggagtccggccccagcccccgcgagtcagggagagaacccaggagtccggcccccagcccccgcgagtcagggagagaaccccggagtccggccccagcccccgcgagtcagggagagaacccaggagtccggccccagcccccccagtcagggagagaacccaggagtccggccccagcccccgcgagtcagggagagaacccaggagtccggccccagccccccccagtcagggagagaacccaggagtccggccccagcccccgcgagtcagggagagaacccaggagtccggccccaccccccccccagtcagggagagaacccaggagtccggccccagccccacccgagtcagggagagaacccaggagtccggcccccagcccccgcgagtcagggagagaacccaggagtccggccccagcccccccagtcagggagagaacccaggagtccggcccccaTCCCCCgcgagtcagggagagaacccaggagtccggccccagcccccgcgagtcagggagagaacccaggagtccggccccagcccccgcgagtcagggagagaacccaggagtccggcccccagcccccccccagtcagggagagaacccaggagtccggcccccagcccccgcgagtcagggagagaacccaggagtccggccccagcccccgcgagtcagggagagaacccaggagtccggcccccagcccccgcgagtcagggagagaacccaggagtccggccccatcccccgcgtgtcagggagagaacccaggagtccggcccccccccccccagtcagggagagaacccaggagtccagccccagcccccgcgagtcagggagagaacccaggagtccggccccggccccagccccccccagtcagggagagaacccaggagtccggccccagcccccgcgagtcagggagagaacccaggagtccggccccagcccccccccagtcagggagagaacccaggagtccggccccagcccccccccagtcagggagagtacccaggagtccggccccagccccccccagtcagggagagaacccaggagtccggccccagcccccgcgagtcagggagagaacccaggagtccggccccagcccccccccagtcagggagagaacccaggagtccggccccagcccccccccagtcagggagagaacccaggagtccggcccccaTCCCCCgcgagtcagggagagaacccaggagtccggccccagcccccgcgagtcagggagagaacccaggagtccggccccagcccccgcgagtcagggagagaacccaggtgtccggcccccagcccccccccagtcagggagagaacccaggagtccggcccccagcccccgcgagtcagggagagaacccaggagtccggccccagcccccgcgagtcagggagagaacccaggagtccggcccccagcccccgcgagtcagggagagaacccaggagtccggcccccagcccccgcgagtcagggagagaacccaggagtccggccccctgcccccgcagtcagggagagaacccaggagtccggcccccagcccccgcgagtcagggagagaacccaggagtccggccccagcccccgcgagtcagggagagaacccaggagtccggccccagcccccgcgagtcagggagagaacccaggagtccggccccagccccccccagtcagggagagaacccaggagtccggccccagcccccgcgagtcagggagagaacccaggagtccggccccagcccccccccccagtcagggagagaacccaggagtccggccccagcccccgcgagtcagggagagaacccaggagtccggcccccagcccccccccagtcagggagagaacccaggagtccggccccagcccccccgagtcagggagagaacccaggcgtccggccccAGCTCTGCCCGCGGGGGCTCGGCGTTGCTGTGCGCTGCCGGCCGGCTCGCCCCCGAGGTGGCGGCATCgccgggtcggggggggggggtttgggagCCACCGCGCGCATGCGCACTGCGCCACGCCGCCGCTCGCCGGGCGCTACAGACCCGCTAGcgaccccccgccccggcctcgTCTCCAGCCGCCGCTCCCGCCGCTGCTACGGCAACCGCGGGCGCGAGCCCCTGCCCAACGCCGAAGCCGGATTCGCTGGCGGACGGGGCACGTGACGACGTTAGGGCGGAAGTCCCGCCCAGGAAGGCGGGAGCGGGAGCGAGGGTTGCGGCCATCTTGAGTGTGGCAAATGAAAGTCATCGTGCGGGCGGCGCCATGTTGGGTGGGTCATGAAAGGACGGAGCCGCCTCTACTGGGCGGGGCAAAACCCTGCGGCAGCCATCTTGGGAAGGGCAGAGAGATTGacagccgggggcggggctgggcatgGTGCGAGTGCcgggggcggagctcagccccacCCCGAGGgacctcccccagcagcccagagctgatGGTTGAGctagtcgggggggggggcagccgggggctcctTGTCTGGGCCCcgacaggcaccaactttccaatgtgccagggggggCTCCCTGCtcaacccccggctctgccccctcccccgagcctgcagaaacagggagagaacccaggagtcctggctcccagccccgctgctctaaccaccagcccccactgccctcccagagccgggatagaacccaggagtcctggctcccagaccccccctgctctaatcaccagcccccactgccctcccagagccgggatagaacccaggagtcctggctcccagccaggggcggctctagaaaataggctgccccaagcagcgcggtgtgctgcgccgcccttcctcggtcccgcagcgggtcccctcttcccgcggctccggttgagctcccgcggcaggtccaccggagccccgggacgagcggacctcccgcgggcacggctgcggacggttcgcgggtccggcggctccgcttgagctgccgcagtcatgcctgcgggaggtccagccgagccgcgggacgagcgccccctccgcagtcatgcctgcggcaggtccgctcgtccgcggctccggtggacctcccgcaggcatgactgcggcaggtccaccggcccagcctgccgccccctagatttggccgccctaggcaacagcttggtttgctggtgcctagagccgcccctgctcccagccccctgctctaatcaccagccccccactcccctcccagagccgggatagaacccaggagtcctggctcccagccccccctgctctaatcaccagcccccactgccctcccagagctgggatagaacccaggagtcctggctcccagaccccccctgctctaatcaccagcccccactgccctcccagagccgggatagaacccaggagtcctggctcccagccccctgctctaatcaccagccccccactcccctcccagagccgggatagaacccaggagtcctggctcccagccccccccctgctctaatcaccagcccccactgccctcccagagctgggatataacccaggagtcctggctcccagccccccctgctctaatctccagcccccactctcctcccagagccagggagagaacccaggagtcctggctcccagcccccctgctctaaccaccagcccccactcccctcccagagccggggagagaacccaggagtcctggctcccagcccccctgctctaaccaccagcccccactcccctcccagagccggggagagaacccagaagtcctggctcccagccccccctgctctaatcaccagccccccactcccctcccagagccgggatagaacccagaagtcctggctcccagccccccctgctctaatcaccagcccccactgccctcccagagccgggatcgGATgcagtaggggctgtctgtgtgggggatgggagagctggggaggacgttaggggagggacaggacctgagcctgtaacctgagcgaGGCAGGGGCGAGGGGAGgtcgacacctctgcccgggaagctggacaaaggcagggagccgagcggggggggggggtcagtttcggtttggggctgggggctgcagtgcagggaatcccaagctgggaacgaAGCTCCatgcacccccagaaggaccagagtgaggggtcctggctctgcccacgagctctgctgtagcctgtgttcctgtgtccaataaaccttctgtgttactggctggctgagagtcactgtgggtcccaggaagaggggtgcagggccggactcccccacactccgtgacacacggactcacagatcgtgcccactcctggccccgtgcggtccgtggggggtgcccctttcagtgcgacagccctgtTCCCGGGGGGCCCCTCtccctcggggtcaggcccctccacctcctggagcctcagcacgtctgtctctgccgtggggccctcagggagtcccctcgctctgggcccccgGGGCCTCtgcccccgaaggggttgatgccccctgatCTCTAGCAGGGGCgcctctagccatttcgccgccccaagcacggcggcacgctgcgcgggggggcactctgccggacgcctgtcctgcagctctggtggacctcccacaggcgtgcctgcagatgctccacggaccctggagccgcgggaccagcggacccgccgcaggcacgtctgcgggaggtccagcggagccgcctgccgccctcccggcgaccggcagagcgccccccgcggcagccgccccaagcacgcgcttggcatgctggggcctggagccggccctgctctctaGCCAGGAGCGactctcccccagcgtaacacaggaggtttattgagggttgaacccagcacaggaaactctcagggcctcaggcctggcctccctcagcccagcacatcccagtccccctgcagccaggggggctctgcctgctcccccctccagccccgagcccccctgctcccagctgggcagctgagacccccggccccaggccccacctctgtccattggcttctctctgggtaaacagggtcgtaaacagggtcgcctgggcctcctctcctctcagcccccctctgggtggaaccggctggtcaggtcaccggggtcctctccccgcagcccattgtcccccactggccaCAACCGGCTGCgattcctgagctgggtctccgggtctccgggtcaccagtcgctggggtctccatcctccagggcatcggccggggtcccaggctccctctccggtcctgtgtcccaacaaactccgcccccctcgttaaaccagtgacacccggggacactgagtcccaccccctctgcctgcaacccactgggaaacacagaaaaacccaagaaacccccccacttcgtcacagctaggacccaggagtcctggctcccagccccctgctctaaccactgctcCTCCCTGCCGCTCCCCCAGGCATCCCTGGCACCGCTTTGCTCTCCCGCCCTGCGCGCTGACCCTGCGTTGCGCGGCTCCCAGTCTATTTCCAGCTGCCCGTGGccaaccccccccggccccaccccgcccGGCTCCGAGCCGGGATTATTTCCTGCCGCTCGCAATTAAACTAAAACGCCAACGTGCAGCTACGACAACAAAGGCGCCTaatgccccccccgcccccacctccatCTG from Mauremys mutica isolate MM-2020 ecotype Southern chromosome 15, ASM2049712v1, whole genome shotgun sequence includes the following:
- the LOC123350318 gene encoding B9 domain-containing protein 2-like, which encodes MAEVHLIGQIVGASGFPSSSLFCKWGIHTGGAWKLLSGLREGQTQVDHPQLGDVAYWSHPIDVHFATKGLQGWPKLHVQVWHQDPFGRRELYGYGFCHVPCSPGWHALACVTWQPLGSWQERLSQLFVGGGPQLLNSDLIYTGADRYRLQTVAAGTVHLELGVLLRHFARYGVEC